From a region of the Nitrospira sp. genome:
- a CDS encoding helix-turn-helix domain-containing protein — translation STKSGEGQLITTKELKTLHIATQHHHLINSRLAILRCADEYGFKSAARRFDLDRKTMRTWHRRWVASGPAGLVPRHPRTQRRVSPTRRCG, via the coding sequence TCCACGAAATCAGGGGAAGGTCAATTGATCACGACGAAGGAACTGAAAACGTTGCACATCGCCACACAACATCATCATCTCATCAACAGCCGACTGGCGATTTTGCGCTGTGCCGACGAATATGGGTTCAAAAGCGCCGCCCGGCGGTTCGACTTGGATCGCAAGACGATGAGAACGTGGCACCGTCGGTGGGTGGCCAGCGGGCCCGCGGGGTTAGTCCCGCGTCATCCGCGCACGCAGCGCCGCGTATCTCCGACGAGGCGGTGCGGTTGA
- a CDS encoding transposase family protein: protein MAGRKCFQYTALDDCTRYRVLRLYPRKYHGTRLEFLATVRQVFPFPIRKVEVDNGTEFPLAFALAVQGAGIRLRHIKPRRPEQSGKVERSHRIDEEEFWSRSSFDDLTAAAHAMRANGGRCLTSHYATMAVAIKGPTPST, encoded by the coding sequence TTGGCAGGGAGGAAATGTTTTCAGTATACGGCCCTTGATGACTGCACGCGCTATCGCGTCTTACGCCTGTATCCCCGGAAGTATCACGGCACCCGTCTTGAGTTTCTGGCTACCGTCCGGCAGGTGTTCCCGTTTCCCATTCGCAAAGTAGAAGTGGACAATGGCACAGAATTCCCGCTGGCCTTTGCCCTGGCGGTGCAAGGGGCCGGCATCCGCCTGCGGCATATTAAGCCGCGTCGACCTGAACAGAGTGGGAAGGTGGAACGCAGTCATCGTATCGATGAAGAAGAGTTTTGGAGTCGGTCGAGCTTCGACGATTTAACGGCGGCGGCCCACGCCATGCGCGCAAACGGGGGCCGCTGCTTGACAAGTCATTACGCGACAATGGCGGTGGCGATTAAGGGCCCGACGCCCTCGACTTGA
- a CDS encoding IS110 family transposase yields the protein MQVTTLGIDVAMQVFQVHGIDTRGTVVLKKRLTRSALHTFMAHLPPCRVGMEVCGGANYGSRRFRAFGHDIRLMSPQFVKPYVKSNKNDCNDAAAICEAASRPTMRFGAPKTVARQDMQGLHRIRQRLVHSRTALITQIRGLLAEYGVTIPQQVAQLRRRLPSILEDPANELTSLGREIFGDLARELAELKARILHVEAGITHLFSENDVCQRLAQVEGVGPLIATAIVA from the coding sequence ATGCAAGTTACGACGCTGGGAATCGACGTGGCAATGCAGGTGTTTCAAGTTCACGGGATCGATACGCGTGGTACCGTTGTCCTAAAAAAACGGCTTACGCGCTCGGCGTTGCACACATTCATGGCCCATCTACCGCCTTGTCGAGTCGGCATGGAGGTCTGTGGAGGCGCCAACTATGGGAGTCGACGGTTTCGAGCCTTCGGCCACGACATCCGTCTCATGAGTCCCCAATTTGTGAAGCCCTATGTGAAATCCAATAAGAACGATTGCAACGATGCAGCGGCGATTTGCGAAGCCGCCTCCAGGCCGACAATGCGGTTTGGGGCGCCAAAGACCGTGGCCCGGCAGGACATGCAGGGGCTCCATCGCATCCGTCAACGGCTTGTTCATTCCCGGACTGCCCTGATCACCCAGATTCGCGGGCTCCTTGCCGAATATGGCGTTACGATCCCACAGCAGGTTGCGCAACTACGTCGGCGGCTGCCGAGTATCCTCGAAGACCCCGCGAATGAGTTAACATCGTTGGGCCGGGAGATTTTTGGCGACCTCGCTCGTGAACTGGCCGAGCTGAAGGCGCGTATCCTCCACGTCGAGGCCGGAATCACGCACCTCTTTTCGGAGAACGACGTCTGTCAACGACTGGCTCAAGTCGAGGGCGTCGGGCCCTTAATCGCCACCGCCATTGTCGCGTAA